A region from the Drosophila mauritiana strain mau12 chromosome 2L, ASM438214v1, whole genome shotgun sequence genome encodes:
- the LOC117141772 gene encoding uncharacterized protein LOC117141772 — MPRVKPTKKLDVLGNLDLRPEDAVGDYISSKQQNKFFVIPPNSDSAGDSIELIYVNNLREHEAMLKLQEEMLTSAKRQTKLNSARVRNMYKIQERLRRRFIEVNSFIKDCADKKRVAEKTAQAETLNHKELGEGIESFKDSIGELKAFREALKATVQEFQPYEKVLDEVVKVSDIFVSPKDCTDRCDALMLAQVEINKLEHQKLQDIESMRQRMVQITNDAALTVLGLKNDLAKLERSYNESRVQCLRWEKILAKTKDAINNCYMDKERTIDAITNLHRILLRRRDVHSFPARGDLDKVLDSIMGEVEILTGVVKEIESSDPSIKHEEARDKSLC; from the exons ATGCCCCGCGTGAAGCCCACAAAGAAACTCGATGTCCTGGGAAATCTGGACCTGCGGCCGGAGGATGCCGTGGGGGACTATATCAGCTCTAAACAGCAGAACAAATTCTTCGT AATTCCACCCAACTCGGACTCCGCCGGCGACTCCATCGAACTGATATATGTGAACAATCTCCGCGAGCACGAAGCCATGCTCAAGCTGCAGGAGGAGATGCTGACCAGTGCCAAGCGGCAGACCAAGCTGAACTCCGCCCGGGTGAGGAACATGTACAAGATCCAGGAGCGGCTGAGGCGACGCTTCATCGAGGTGAACAGCTTCATCAAGGACTGTGCGGACAAGAAGAGAGTGGCCGAGAAGACCGCCCAAGCGGAGACGCTCAACCACAAGGAGCTCGGCGAGGGCATTGAGAGCTTCAAGGACTCGATCGGCGAACTCAAGGCCTTTCGGGAGGCTCTCAAGGCCACCGTGCAGGAGTTCCAGCCCTACGAGAAGGTGCTCGACGAGGTGGTGAAGGTATCCGACATATTCGTGTCGCCAAAGGACTGCACCGATCGCTGTGATGCGCTGA TGCTGGCTCAAGTGGAGATCAACAAGTTGGAGCATCAAAAGCTCCAGGACATCGAGAGCATGCGGCAGCGTATGGTGCAGATCACAAATGATGCGGCTCTAACTGTGCTGGGTCTAAAGAACGATCTGGCCAAACTGGAACGATCCTACAACGAGTCCAGGGTCCAGTGCCTCAGGTGGGAGAAGATCCTGGCCAAGACCAAGGACGCCATCAACAACTGCTACATGGACAAGGAGCGCACAATAGATGCGATTACCAACCTTCACCGAATCCTTCTACGGCGAAGAG aTGTACATTCCTTCCCTGCTCGCGGCGACTTGGACAAGGTGTTGGATTCCATCATGGGCGAAGTGGAAATATTAACTGGCGTTGTAAAGGAAATCGAATCATCTGATCCCTCCATAAAGCACGAGGAAGCCAGAGATAAATCGCTGTGCTAA